Sequence from the Brevundimonas diminuta genome:
GCGAACTCTTCGGGCGTCGTCACCGAGCGCAGCGGGGTCATGCCGGCGATCAGGTCGAAGACGGCCTCGGGCGTGGCGGCGCTGGCGTCGGTGGTGCGAAGCAGGCCGCCCGAGACCATGTTGACGGTAATCCCGTCGGGCCCCAGGTCGCCGGCGGCGGTGCGGGTCAGGCTGAGCAAGGCGGCCTTGGCGGCGGTGTAGTCGTGGTAGGGCACGACCGGGTTCTGGAACAGGTTGGTGCCGATGTTGACGATGCGGCCGAACCGGGCGGCGGTCATGCCGGGCGCGGTCGCCTGGATCAGGTTCAGGGCGCCGCGCACGACGGTCGAGAACTGGCGATCCATCTCGTCCCAGCCGATGGCGGTCATCTGGGAGCGGG
This genomic interval carries:
- a CDS encoding 3-oxoacyl-ACP reductase, giving the protein MKIADQIVLVTGGARGVGAACVRAFAHEGARVVINWRNSGEAADALAAEIGERALALQADVTDRAAVDAMVAAAHSRFGAPVTTVVNNALDYSFNGDARSQMTAIGWDEMDRQFSTVVRGALNLIQATAPGMTAARFGRIVNIGTNLFQNPVVPYHDYTAAKAALLSLTRTAAGDLGPDGITVNMVSGGLLRTTDASAATPEAVFDLIAGMTPLRSVTTPEEFADAVLFFASPWSRAVTGQNLVVDGGLVRD